The following are from one region of the Elusimicrobiota bacterium genome:
- a CDS encoding DUF4329 domain-containing protein codes for MAVLSPLIAFLVALAPRAAAMPSSYPSLDEAAVAFVDLVRSYPEQRKEYCAWLIKEADGRVRFGTINEGDMNTCPSSRPKPAGTVGSVHTHPIWGPGAKDVAAAGQVFSEGDFGHAEHADVSVPAYLGAPAGHVLRYDPGGSLCWGRSFIMRKFKIVRDLNPTVRGRLPVNPDEKKSLFDVGGRMVPKPAYCKEASR; via the coding sequence ATGGCGGTCCTCTCCCCCCTCATCGCCTTCCTGGTCGCGCTCGCGCCTCGCGCCGCCGCCATGCCCTCGTCCTACCCGTCCCTGGACGAGGCGGCGGTCGCCTTCGTCGACCTCGTGAGGAGCTATCCCGAGCAGAGGAAGGAGTACTGCGCCTGGCTGATAAAGGAGGCCGACGGCCGCGTGCGCTTCGGGACGATCAACGAGGGGGACATGAACACGTGCCCGAGCTCGCGGCCCAAGCCGGCGGGGACCGTCGGCTCGGTGCACACGCACCCGATCTGGGGGCCGGGCGCCAAGGACGTCGCCGCCGCGGGGCAGGTGTTCTCCGAGGGGGATTTCGGCCACGCCGAGCACGCCGACGTGAGCGTGCCGGCCTACCTGGGCGCGCCGGCGGGGCACGTCCTGAGGTACGACCCCGGCGGGAGCCTGTGCTGGGGCCGCAGCTTCATCATGCGCAAGTTCAAGATCGTACGCGACCTGAACCCCACCGTGCGCGGGCGCCTGCCCGTCAACCCCGACGAGAAGAAGTCCTTGTTCGACGTCGGGGGCCGCATGGTCCCCAAGCCGGCCTACTGCAAGGAAGCCTCGCGCTAG
- a CDS encoding type II toxin-antitoxin system VapB family antitoxin, with product MRTTLIIRDDLMARAAKLAGLTEKTALVHAGLEALIEKKSRERLAALGGSEPDLKAPPRRRG from the coding sequence ATGAGAACGACCTTGATCATTCGGGACGACCTGATGGCCCGGGCGGCCAAGCTGGCGGGGCTGACGGAGAAGACGGCGCTGGTGCACGCCGGCTTGGAGGCCCTCATCGAGAAGAAATCGCGCGAGCGGCTGGCGGCCCTCGGGGGCTCGGAGCCGGATCTCAAGGCGCCCCCGCGCCGGCGGGGCTGA
- a CDS encoding type II toxin-antitoxin system VapC family toxin, which translates to MLLVDTSVWVDHLRRGDAELARRLEEGVVLTHRLVVEELACGSMARRGEILSLLGTLPRAGEAEHAEFLYFVEKHGLHGTGLGAVDARLLAAAKLSRARLWTKDAALARAAAKLGLGL; encoded by the coding sequence ATGCTGCTCGTCGATACCTCGGTGTGGGTGGACCATCTCCGGCGCGGCGACGCGGAGCTGGCCCGGCGGCTCGAGGAGGGCGTGGTGCTGACCCACCGCCTGGTGGTCGAGGAGCTGGCGTGCGGCTCGATGGCCCGCCGCGGGGAGATCCTGAGCCTGCTGGGGACCTTGCCCCGCGCCGGCGAGGCGGAGCACGCCGAGTTCCTGTATTTCGTCGAGAAGCACGGCCTGCACGGGACCGGGCTCGGAGCGGTGGACGCCCGCCTGCTCGCCGCGGCGAAGCTGTCTCGCGCGCGGCTGTGGACGAAGGATGCGGCGTTGGCCCGGGCGGCGGCGAAGCTCGGCTTGGGGCTCTAG